CCTCCTCGATCTGCTTCTGTGCGACCAGCAGTTCGACCTCCGCCAGGGTGTACGCGGTCTTCTCCGGGGCCAACTTCGCAGCCTCCGAGAATGCCGCCAGCGCCAAGTCCGGCCGCTCGAGCGTCTGCTCGATGGTTCCTATGACATACCAGGCCTCGGCCGAATCCGGTTGGAGGTTCCGTGCGGCCTCGGCGTAGCGTCGCGCGGCGTCGAGTTCACCCTTTTCCGCCGCCAGGCGTGCGGCCAGGACGTACATCGGCGCATAGGGCGCCCCGGTTTTCATGGCCTCATCGAGATGGTCGCGGGCCCGGCCGAGTTCACCGCGCTCAAAGCACCCCTTGGCCAAGCTGGTCGAAATTTCAGCCTGGGAGGTCGCCCAGCGGTCCGTGGCGGCGTCCCGTTTCTTCTGCATGTACGTCTTGCCGCAGCCGGCCACGAGGACCGCACAGATGACGGCGGCAAACAGCGCGGCTCGTCTGGTGCGTTTCATCGCTTTTCTCCTTGCGCCTTGGGTGCGACGTCGGCGGCAGGCGGCGCGACCGTCTCCGCCGGCGCCTTTTTGCGCGGGGGCTCCGGCTTCGCTTCCGGCACCTTCGGTTTCTCTTCCTGCTTCCCGGGCACGAGGCCCCTCGTCCGGTCGACCGGGTTCATGTGCTCCTGGATGCTGTTCCACAACGTCCACGGCGCGGGTCGCACCGGCCGGCCCTTCTTCGAGGACAGGATCTTGTCCTTCAGGCGCATCGCCTTGAGGTTGTTCGGGGCGACGTTCAGGGCGAGATTGACGTTCCACCAGGCCCACTCGCGGTCGATCCACGAGCCCAACGAGCCCAGCCACGAACCGCCCTGCTCGTACTTCCGCCAGGACTTGTCGGCTTCCTGGAGGTGCGCGACCGTCAGGCGCTCGCGCGTCAGGAAACTGAACCCCTCGCGCAGGCCTAGGCAGCGCCGGTCCGCATCGTCGCGCATCTGCTCGCCGAGCGCGTACGCCTCCTCTTCCTGAATGATGTGCGGCGTCAGAAGGACGATGATCTCGTTGCGCGTGGTGCTGTCCTCGCGGCTGCGGAAGAGCCAGCCCAGGCCCGGAATGTTGCCCAGGCCGGGGATCTGCGTCCGCCCGATGGACACGTCCTCATCGAACAGGCCGCCGATCACCAGCGTGTGCCCGTCCTTGATCATCACGTTGCAGGTGACTTCGGTGGTGGATTCCCGCGGCAAGTTGTTGACGAGGTCGCCGCTGGAAACTTCCGGGTGGACTTCCAGGCGAATGTAACCATCGTCGCTGATGAACGGCCGGAAGACTAGTTGCGTGCCGCTTTCGAGAAACTCCACGGTTTCGTAGGCCTGCGTCTCGGTGAAGGTCGTCGTGCGGTACCCGATGCGGTCACCGACCATGACCTCGGCACGCTGCTTGTTGAGCGTCAGGACCTTGGGGTTCGAAAGGACCGTCGTGTCCGTGACTTCCTCCAGGGCGTTGATGAACACCGAGACGTTATTCGTGACGATGCCGATGTTCAGCCCTGTCCCTGGGGCGGCGAAGCCCCGCGTGTCGACCTGTCCCCACTCGTGGAGGGCTGCACGCCCCGTGGCGGCGGCGGCGGTCGTGATGGTGGCTGGCGCCGTCGTCGGTTCGGTGTTGATCGCCAGGTCACGAAAGTCGACGCCCGCCAGGGCGTTGAAGTTCACGCCCAGGCTCGTCGTGTCCGTGAGTTGGACCTGAAGGATCGTGGCCTCGACCATGACGAGCCGCGGCCGCTGGTCCATCTTCTTGAGGGTCTTGCGGACCTCTTCCACGTTCTCCGGAAAGTCCCGGACCACCACGCAGTCTTGCAGGGGATAACTATTGCCGCCGACCGCCGCGCTGCTGGACGCAATTCCCACTTCCGAGGCGGTGTTGACGGCCGTCGTCGCCTTCTTCGACAGAATCGGTTGAATCAGTTTCACCGCCTCCTCGCTCGTCAGATAGTTCAATTGAAACACCTCGGTGACGAGGCGGCTGTCGTTTTGCTGGATGGCCTCGAGTTCGGCCGGCGTGTGGACGTAGATAAACCCCTTTTCGCGGACCCAGCGCAGATCATTCGACCGGCAGATGACGTCCAGCACCTCGTCCACGGTCACTTTGTAGAGGTCGGCGGAGATCTTCCCCTTGACGCTTTTCGAGGCGACGATGTTAACCTCGTTCAGGCGCGAGATGGTTTCGAGCACCCGGGTGAGGTCCTCGTCTTTCGCGTGGAGCGTAATCCGGTTGTCTTCGACGGAAATTTGCGACCGCACCTCAGGAGCCGCGGCCGCAGCACCCGGACCCGATGCAGCGGGAACTTGTCCCGCGGCGGGGGGTTCGCCGGCCGCCGCTTCAGCCGGCACGCCCTCCGCGGCCGGGGCGCTCTCAAACAGGCCTTTGCCTGTCGGCGCGACGCCTTCCGACGGCGCCTCCTGCGCCAGCGCCGCCGCGCCGGCAACCAGGTACCCCAGCGCCAAAGCCCCCGCGATAAGCCATCGGCACCACCGCCCGTTCGGGACGTTGCTTTGACCTGCCATGGTTTCGCCCTCAGTCCATTCGCAGCAGGCACGTCACCGCGCCTCGCTGCAGTTTGACCCGCCCCTCACCGATTTCGACAATTTCCATCCCACTCACCGTGTCGCCGACACGATAATCCTTGCCGTCAATCACGGCCCAGGGTTCGCCGCTCGGCGACACCAGGGTCACTTCAAGCCGCAGCGCCTTCAGGACCGACAGGATCTCCTTGGCTGTCGGCGCCTCGGGCGCCGGTCGCGACTTCTCTGCAGCAGGTGCAGCAGGAGCCGCCGCGCCAGGGCTCGGAGCGACGGATTCGCCCGCCCGGCCGGACGCACCGGCTCCCGCAAACGGGTTCCGCCGCAAGAGACGCGGCGCCCTTTCTTTCCAGTTCCCGCACAATCGCTCCACTTCCCGGGAAAGCGTGCGGACCTTTTCCGGGCTCACATCCGCCGCCGGCAGCGCGACGATGCCCGGGTCGGAGGTCCGGGCGGCCCAGGGTTGCACCACGGCCAGCGCCCAGGCGCTCAATCCCGTGATAAGCAAGGCGACCGTCAGGATCATCTTGATCCACCGGCCGCGGCCTGCGGCCAAGCGACCCGTCGCGTGTCCGGCCAGCCAAGCGAAGACCCCGGCCAAGCGCGGATTCGGTTCCCGTGACCCGAGTTCGTTCGGTTTGGCACTCATCCGGCCGCGACCTCCGATGTCTGCCCCTCGCCGCCAGTAAGTTCCTCGTCCTGCGACGCGGGCAGGTAATAGACCAGGATCTCGACCTCCGCCGCCACGCCGCCTTCTTCGTCGGCCCGGCGAATCTCGAGCCGGCGGAACCACGTCAGACGCTCCAGCCCCTCAATGGTCCCCAGGCACCGGTACACCGCCTCAAAAGGCCCGGCGAGACGCAACCGAATCGGTATCGCCGGCGTGCCCTTCGGCGGCTCGGCTTCAATCCGCTCGACTTCGTGACGAACGAGGGGGTCCGAGGCAACGCACCGGGCCACCTGCTCCAGAAAACTCGCCAGTTCCGGTTCCGCCGGAACGCGACGCAGCAAGGCGCCGCCGGCCTTTCGAAGGCTCGCCACACGGACCGTCACGTAAACGCCTTCGCGGCTCGTGCGAACCTTTTGCTTCACAAAAACCCGCTCGCGCTCCACCGCCGACGCCAGCGCCGACAGTTCTTTCTGCTTCGGCCAGAGGACGAGCAGAAAGAAACTGCCGCTCATCACCGCCGCCACCAGCAGAATCAGCAACTGCTGCCGGTCAACGGCCAGGCGTTTGCGCGCGCTCGGGCGATGTCCCACCTGCATTCTCCTCCGGTTGAGGAACATCCACGGCCTTCACGGTGATCACGAAGTAGCGACGGTCGGCGTTTCCGTTCGCTCCCGGCTTCGATTCGACAAGCAGCGCGCCTTCCAGGGACGGCGACGCCTCCAAAGCCCCCAAGGTCCGCGTCACCAGGACCTCGGACGGCGCCCAGCCGGCGACCCGAAGCGCAGGCGAACGCGGGGCGGCCTCGGAGCCGCTCAGGCTCGCCTCCTCCAGTACCACCTCGTCGGGCACGAGGTCGGCCAGCACCGCCACCAGGGACGCGACCGATCCGGTCGGCCCAAACCGCTGGAGGACGCTGAGGCGCCGTTCGTACCCCCGCTGCTCGGCCTGAAGTTTCTCGACCTTCTCGACGTCGACGCCGGCCGCGTATCCCGTGCCCCGCAGCGCCTGGAGTTCCGCCCGTGCGTCCTGGACCCATTTGCCCATCTGAAGGCTCCACAACACCATCGCCAGCCCCAGCGCCAGCAGAAGCCAGGAACGGATAAAGCCGATGCGTCGGTGGTACCGCGCTCGAATGTAATCGTCCGGAAGGAATTCGAGTTCACGCACCGCTTGGGCTCCCGCTCCCTCAGGCGGCCAGACCGGTTTCCAGGCCGTCCGCCAGGTAAAACCCCTTCAGGCTGAGACCGAAGACCGTCGCCCATTCGCTGCGGCACCCGCGCCGGTCAAGGACCGGACCCAACTGGTCCGTCCGCACGCCGCGGAACGGGTCGCCGACCTCGGTCCGGATGTTCAGCCGCTCGCCGAGAGCCGCCGGCAGCGCCGGGTCGTGGGCCTCGCCCCCCGTGAATACCATGGCGTCCGGCCGGTCCCCGCGAAACGTGACGGCATAATAGCGGAGGCACAAGCCGATCTCCTTCGCCAGATCCTCCATGTGCGGCCGAATCGCGTCGGTCACCGCTCGCCGCACCTGGTCCGTCTGGTCGGAGGCCTCGACGGCCTCACGGTTTCGCTTGGCCGTGCGCCGGCGAAGCGCTTCCGCTTCCGACGGCGCCAGTTCCAGGCACTCCGCCACGGCGCGGTTGAAGACCGCCCCGCCGATGGGTATCGACTTGACGAACACCATGTCCCGCCCGCGGGAGATCACCACCGTCGTCTGGGCGCCGATGTCGGCGAACGCGCTGACGACGCCCTCATCCTCACGCCGCCGGAGAAACCGCTCGAAACCGCGAAACACTCCGCAGCACTCGGCGTCCAGGCTGATGACTTCCAGCCCGGCTTCCCGCACCATCTCAATCTGCCGGTCCACCTCCGCCCGCGGCGCCGCAAACAGAATGACCTCTTCCAACACCTGGTCGCCCTGCCGCACCTCTCCCGCCCTTACGTGCTGAATCACCGCCGTCGCCGTGTCGAACGGAAACTTGTTTTGGGCCTCCCAGTTCACCGCCGTTGCCAGTTCCTTCTCAGGCATTTTCGGCATGCGGATGCTGCGGATCGCCACCTGCTCCGCCGAAAGCAACATGACTGCTTCGCGGCGCCGGAACCGGTGGGCTTTCAACGCCCGCCGGATCCCTTCCACCACCACCTCCCGCCGAAGAACCGCGTCCGCCTTCACCTCGTGAGGGATGGGAAACTTGGCGGCGTCGATCACGCGCAGATCCCGTTCGCTCCCGGCCAGTTGCAGCATCCGGACCGTCGCGCCCCCGATATCCAGCCCGATGGGCAACACCTTCCCCATGTTTCCGCTTCCCCGTTCCGCTATTCCGCCGTCCGCTCCACCGAAACCGCGCCCGTCAGCGTCGCCACCGAAATCACCATCCCGGTCCCGCCCGACCGAAGCGTGACCGAGCCGCCGTTCGACGGAACTCCCTCCTCGTCGAACGTCACATAGGTTTCGCCGCCGACGCCGAAACTCACCGGTCCCACCACGACCGACTCCATTCCGTTCAGGCTCGCCAACGTCACCACGAATAGCTCTTTCGCTCGCACGGGGTGCTCGACGGCTGTCGCCAGCGCATACCCGCCGCCCGTGCCCGTGTAATTCGCGACCACCTTGTACGACTGCCGGTCCGAACTGAACAGCACCGTGTGCTTCACCTGCGTCGTCACTGCCAGGTTCCGCGCCAATTCCATATCCGACGCCAGCACCCGCGCCGCACTGATCGCCTGCGCGTCCTTCGTCGTGCCGATACTGCCAATCACGATTGCGGCCGCGATGGCCAACACCAACACCACCACGACCATTTCGGCCAGCGTGTACGCCGGTTCTCGCACGTCTTCCCTACCCGTCGTCATCACCGCGCCTTTCCGGCTTCTTTCGCGCCGCCGTCCTTCGGCACGAGCGTCTGAATCTGGAAGCGGCCTTCCTTCAGCCCTTCCTCGATGGCCGCCAGGCGATCGTTCAGTTTCCTGAGTTCCTCGATCATCGTTTCCCGCTGGCGACCCGAGTCGGGAATGCCGGCCACCGAACGATCTGTCGTTGTTGCCGTCGTCGTTGCCGTCCCCGCATGGGCTCGCGACTCCACTCCGTCCGACCGCATCCACACGCCCATAGCAATGACGGCCAGCACGACGGCGATGAGAATCAGGCCCTGCGAGATCGTGTCCAATTGCTTCGCGAGCATTGTCTAGCCTCCCTATGCTTCCCACCTTGACACCAAGGGGCCTAAAAAACGCGCGCAGCGCATAGTCGTTTCCGCACGTGGTCTTTGTCTTTATCGGCATCCTTCCGCTGAGGTCTTAAGCGATTCGGGGGCCTGATTTGTGTCCTGTTGCCCTTTGTTCGCACTGCTGAGCCCTCAGGACCTAAACAGCCTCCACGACCCCCGTTGAGCATCCCGCCACGACACCGCCAATCTTGCGTGAGCGCCATTCAGGCCCTTAAAAAAAACCCGAGGGCAGCCGACGCACCGCGCGTCTCTGCCCTCGAGCCCAGTGTCTCTTCGCCCCTACACGAAGAGGCTGGCGGTCACCGCTGCGCACCCACAGCGTTTTCCTACAGTTCGTTCAACTTCGTCGTGCCGTCCGTGGCCGTACGGGCGTCCGTCAGGTTGGCCCGGAACTGACCCGACGCGCTGTTGAACCACCACCCGCCGTCGGCCCCCGGAACCGTGAACCCGTTCGCAGCGAGCGGCTCCACCACCACCGTATTGGACCCGGAAACCGGGTTCACGGGGATCGTCTGCAGGTACGGGCCGTACGGGAAGTCGCTGTCCGGCGTCGCACTGACTGCGCCGTCCACGTCCGTGTACTGGGTCATCTGGTCGGCAAAGTCATCGCCGTCCTGGCCCGCAGCCGACGCCGGCAGGTTTTCCAGGTGCTGCGTCTTGTAGAGCAGCAACTGGCTGCGGATGGTCTGGAGGTTCGTCATGAGGTTGGACACGCGGGCCTCGCCCGACGCTTCGGTAAACTGCGGGATCACGATGGCGGCCAAGATGCCCAGAATGATCACGACAATCAG
The DNA window shown above is from Planctomycetota bacterium and carries:
- the pilO gene encoding type 4a pilus biogenesis protein PilO, which codes for MGHRPSARKRLAVDRQQLLILLVAAVMSGSFFLLVLWPKQKELSALASAVERERVFVKQKVRTSREGVYVTVRVASLRKAGGALLRRVPAEPELASFLEQVARCVASDPLVRHEVERIEAEPPKGTPAIPIRLRLAGPFEAVYRCLGTIEGLERLTWFRRLEIRRADEEGGVAAEVEILVYYLPASQDEELTGGEGQTSEVAAG
- the pilM gene encoding type IV pilus assembly protein PilM, whose protein sequence is MGKVLPIGLDIGGATVRMLQLAGSERDLRVIDAAKFPIPHEVKADAVLRREVVVEGIRRALKAHRFRRREAVMLLSAEQVAIRSIRMPKMPEKELATAVNWEAQNKFPFDTATAVIQHVRAGEVRQGDQVLEEVILFAAPRAEVDRQIEMVREAGLEVISLDAECCGVFRGFERFLRRREDEGVVSAFADIGAQTTVVISRGRDMVFVKSIPIGGAVFNRAVAECLELAPSEAEALRRRTAKRNREAVEASDQTDQVRRAVTDAIRPHMEDLAKEIGLCLRYYAVTFRGDRPDAMVFTGGEAHDPALPAALGERLNIRTEVGDPFRGVRTDQLGPVLDRRGCRSEWATVFGLSLKGFYLADGLETGLAA
- a CDS encoding GspH/FimT family protein, translated to MTTGREDVREPAYTLAEMVVVVLVLAIAAAIVIGSIGTTKDAQAISAARVLASDMELARNLAVTTQVKHTVLFSSDRQSYKVVANYTGTGGGYALATAVEHPVRAKELFVVTLASLNGMESVVVGPVSFGVGGETYVTFDEEGVPSNGGSVTLRSGGTGMVISVATLTGAVSVERTAE